The genome window CACATCATCATTACTCACTAGCAGTCCAATGAGTACTAGCGGTACTAGCAGTCGGAGTCGGTACTATCCTGCCAAATGTGTTTGGATGGCTTTAGATGAATTGAGTCAAGTGTTCCTTGCTCCTTCCGAAGTTTAGAGATCACTGCAGCGATGTATAATCGCATATTTGCACTATACTATTGTTCGAGTGACACATGATATGAGCTATTCGGTGCCAAATGCTAAGTATTAGCTGTGACTTTCAGAAGTGTTTTCTTGCATTATTACTGTGAGATAGGATATTTTAGGTGGAAATGGTGATGGTTGATGAACTAGTAGCCAAATCCCATATAAACATCTTAAATTGATCAGTGCCAAATCATGAGTTTAGGTCTATGTATTTTCAGCTAGAACAATACTGAGAAATGAGTTAAATGTGTGGGAGTTCAGCATCTGTTATTCAATACATTAGAAAGAGAGTGCATTCTAGCAAAAAAATGTGGACAATACATTTCTCAGAGGAACTCATTTTTTTGAGCAATTTCAGGCTGAAGTCAAAGGGCTGCCTGTATTTTAAAATGTGCCTTTTTGTGTGCAGAAACTCAGCAGGAAGCTTGTTCATATAAGCGTTGGGCTGGTATTCATGCTCTTTTGGCCTCTTTTTAGGTAATAAGATTCTGGATCGCCCCAGTCATTGTATATCAACATTTTGGTGTCAGATACTGAAATTTATTGCAGCTCTGGATGGTATACTCCTTTCCTTGCTGCGCTAGCACCAGGGGTTAACATTATAAGGATGCTTCTACTGGGGCTGGGACTTATGAAAAACGAGGCTATGGTTAAATCAATGAGCCGCTCTGGAGATTACAGGTTCACTTACATATACCATTATTTGGTCATTTTATACTACCTATGCTCAACTTTCATGTTCTTATTTTGATGCTTCAGGTTATGGCACTCTTGTGACTGAATTTTCTTTTGAACACAGGGAACTTCTCAAGGGCCCACTGTATTATGCTGCTACTATAACTTTTGCCACGTCTCTTTTATGGAGAACCTCACCAGTTGCTATAGCACTTATATGCAACTTATGTGCTGGGGATGGTATGTTCATATATCTGCATTTCACTCTTTTGATCCAAGAATAAACCTAGCATAATGTTTTAGTTCCTTAACATGGGAGTTAATTAATTGGCCCTGCTCTGCTGGTGCTGATTTATGCATTCCCAGGTATAGCCGATGTTGTTGGGAGACGCCTAGGTAAAGAAAAGCTTCCATACAATCCCAACAAATCATATGCTGGAAGCATAGCAATGGCGGTGGCTGGTTTTCTGGCCTCAGTTGGGTAATGTCTGACCTTTACTGGATTCTCAGttgcatcaacttatttttaaccATTCAGTCTTATTTATTCAGGTATATGCATTACTTCCACACTTTCGGTTTTATTGAGGAAACATGGTACATGGCTTTAAGCTTCCTCGTGGTCTCTGTAGCTGCAGCACTCGTTGAATCGCACCCCATCAGCACAGAACTTGATGACAATTTGACTGTTCCTTTGACATCATTCCTAGTTGGTAGCCTCATCTTTTGATGTTTAGGCGCAAGGACGTATGAGATGTTTCTCCGTCATGCTGTAATCTTCTGATGTTTAGGCTCAAGGACATATGAGATGTTTCTCCGTCATGCTGTATTTTATGTAAAACGTTTCTAAAATACTACTATAATTGTGAGAATCTGTACCTAGAGTTTGGAGAATATGTTCGGTTTGTTTATCATAATACAAGAGTGTGTTTGGTTAGGGAGTTGACTGGAATGAAGCAGTTCCATTCCGGTTCCTGGTATCGGAGTCATTCTATTCTATATTTGACAACAATATTTGACAACTGAACATCTATATTTGACAACAGAACGGAGTCGCTCTCTTTTTTGTTTGATTGAAGAGTAGAATAGAATAGAGCCGCTCCGTTCTTTGTTTGATTGCAGAGCCATATAAGTGTGGAGGGGAAGAGATTGAAGGAAATGCTCGCTCCGGTCATTTTAGTAGAGCAGGAGCATCCTAACTATTTATGGTATATTCCTATATGGAGACTACAAGAACCGCTTCGCTTCTCTTTTATTGGAAACCAAACATCCAGAAAATAGAAATGAAATCGATTCATTCTCCTTCACTCAACCAAACACATCATAAGTCAGTTTTAGGATgcgtttggttgaggagccaactAGGATGAAGCGACTCTATTCTAGTTTTGATAATTGAGACATTTCATTCTGTGTTTGGCAAGTAGAACAGAACTGCTCCATGTTTTATTTGGTTTAAGAGTAGAATAGAGCGAAGCCGCTCCGTTCATTGTTTGGTTGGAGAGCCATTTAAGTGTGGAgtggaggagagagaggagaggcgaGAGCGCTCGCTATGTCGTTTTGGTGGAGCAAGAACATCCCAAATGTTTGTCATATATATACTTCAGGAGCCGCTCTCGTTGGAATGGAGTCGTTCCAGTATTTGAGAATGGAGTCGTTCTATTCCGCGTTTGGCAAAAAGAACATAGTCGttccattttttgtttggttgaagagtaaaATAGAGCGAAGCCGTTCCATTCTTTGTTTGGTTCGATAGCCATATGAGTATAGAGGAGAGAAGGGGAAGGAGAGCGCTCACATTCAGGAGAGCGCTCGCATCCGATCGTTTTTATGGAGCGGGAGCGTTCCAACTACTTATAGTAAATTTCCATATAGAGATCCAGGAGCCGCTCCACTCTTATTTTGTTGGAAACTAAACATTGAGAAAATTGGAATGGAAACATTCTATTCTTCCCTACTTctcaaccaaacgcaccctaaacATCCAAAAAAAAATAAGAATGGAGCCGCTCTATTCTCTTTTGGATCACAACCAAACACACCGTGCTCGCCAAACTTTCCAAAAGAATTTTGAGGGGCCGAGACCCCTACAATAAATATATTGAAAACAGACTAAAATGTTGAAGTTCTCAAAAGGTTCAACCAACAAAGAGAACTTTTATTTTTTACCACGCGCACACGCGCAGATGAGATCAATCCCTAGTTCTGAAGTTCTTTGAACGAGGAATATTCCAACTGCGCCTCCAAGGCTCCAACGGTACCAATCTTCagagtagggatggcaacgggtttaAAACCCGCGGGTACAGAGATTACAAACCCGTACCCGCGAGATTAATGTTAAACCCGTACCCGCACCCGTTACCCGCGACGGGTAGCATATGTTACTCAAACCTGCTACCCGCGGGTTTATGGTACCCGCGGGCACAGTcatataataaatatttattaaactgatagcacataataataaatatttattaaactGATAAAAACATGTACCGATCTTAGCCAAAAGTTCTACGAGTTCCCTGGCGCATGTAGTCTTCTTTTATATCATTTAATTGGCTCTGCTCGCTCAAAGCTTTTGGGGTGGCACTAAATTGATATGCATGTGCTCTACAGTCTACACAGACACACACGCGGGTATGCGGGTTTGCGGGCACGGGTACAACATTTTCATACCTACGAGAAAAAAACCCGTCGGGTTGAGAATCAAACGTCGGGTTGAGAATCAAACTCGTACCCGTACCCACAGGTATAAATTAACACCCAAACCCGCAccctatagggtttttacccgcgagcacgcgggtaaaatgtgcccgttgccatccctacttcAGAGTCGAGACTCCCTTTGCATCTCCCCAGCTGGTACCCGGAGCTGGAAGGACTGAACGTGAAACTTTAAGTCGCCAgccattatgttcatagatctcgtACTGTTCAGGCCTTTTGCTGGACACAGTATTTTCACAGGAATAAATTCGATTCGCACAGGATTCCAAAAGGTCAGAAACCGTACTAGGTTTGTGCATCACGCATTCAGATGTAGAAGCAAATTAGCATTCTTCAGTTGCCGCTGAACTGGCTGAGCAGGAACTCAAATCAATCACTTGTCAACAGATAAATTTTGCCTATTACCATACTAAGATTTGCCAAGACAGGTAAGCTTTGATGCTTTGATAAACTATCATTACTTCATTTTGTATCGGAGAACTACGCAATTGTTACTCTTTACTATGCCTATGTTTTAGACCTCCTTTGGAATAAAGCATTTTCCCCCGTTTTTCTATGTTTTTCTTGTGAAAATGAACCGATTTCTGTGAAATCCCTGTATAATTTCCCgtttttctatttttttcttgTGAAAATGAACCGATTTCTGTGAAATTCCTGTATAATTTCTCTTAAATTCCTGCATTACAAAGGGGCACTACAAATGCAGCTACAGCGTCAGCGTGTACATGGTACAGATGCATTCGCCGATGAGCTAGTGCTGTACAGG of Zea mays cultivar B73 chromosome 8, Zm-B73-REFERENCE-NAM-5.0, whole genome shotgun sequence contains these proteins:
- the LOC100191275 gene encoding probable phytol kinase 2, chloroplastic isoform X1: MLSLAAHITPLSYSTHRAHLLQSRPLSPSPTVPAGAASASCAPRSLCFRRRRSSRLAAERTRRPTMAAAISLEAGGALAHDLGSAVVTGGVALALLKFFEELAKRGVFEQKLSRKLVHISVGLVFMLFWPLFSSGWYTPFLAALAPGVNIIRMLLLGLGLMKNEAMVKSMSRSGDYRELLKGPLYYAATITFATSLLWRTSPVAIALICNLCAGDGIADVVGRRLGKEKLPYNPNKSYAGSIAMAVAGFLASVGLIYSGICITSTLSVLLRKHGTWL
- the LOC100191275 gene encoding Probable phytol kinase 2, chloroplastic, whose translation is MLSLAAHITPLSYSTHRAHLLQSRPLSPSPTVPAGAASASCAPRSLCFRRRRSSRLAAERTRRPTMAAAISLEAGGALAHDLGSAVVTGGVALALLKFFEELAKRGVFEQKLSRKLVHISVGLVFMLFWPLFSSGWYTPFLAALAPGVNIIRMLLLGLGLMKNEAMVKSMSRSGDYRELLKGPLYYAATITFATSLLWRTSPVAIALICNLCAGDGIADVVGRRLGKEKLPYNPNKSYAGSIAMAVAGFLASVGYMHYFHTFGFIEETWYMALSFLVVSVAAALVESHPISTELDDNLTVPLTSFLVGSLIF